AACCCGGGGTCGATGAATCCGGCCGTCGAATGGATAAGGAGGCCGAGCCGTCCCAGGCTCGACTTTCCCTCGAGGCGGGCAACAATGTCGTCGGCGAGTCCGATGACTTCTGCGGTGGCGCCAAGTACAAACTCCCCTGGGTGGAGGATGAAGGGATGATCCGGCGAGGCTTCGACTTGTTTAGTGAGATCTTCTTGCGGCGCCTTCGGATCGATGAGGGCGTATTTGTGGTTCTCAAAGACGCGGAACTGCGTGTCGCATCGAAGGTCGATGCTCGATGGTTGCACCATCGCCTCGTCGTACGG
This portion of the Acidobacteriota bacterium genome encodes:
- a CDS encoding dCTP deaminase, which translates into the protein MILSDRSIKEAIAAGRIVLDPYDEAMVQPSSIDLRCDTQFRVFENHKYALIDPKAPQEDLTKQVEASPDHPFILHPGEFVLGATAEVIGLADDIVARLEGKSSLGRLGLLIHSTAGFIDPGFQGQVTLELSNVANLPIAIYPGMKIGQVSFYELSTAAENPYGSAGAGSKYQGQRGPTASRIHQEFDEEHHDVQDRSR